In Nitrosomonas ureae, the sequence CATACTCTCGGAGAGTGCGCGGGACTCGTTTACGCCGGCATTCTCTTTCCCGAACTACCCGACGCAGAAGAATGGCTGGCTGTTGGTTTAACCATCATGGAGCAGGAAGCGAATCTCCAAATTCTGCCGGATGGAGGAAATCGCGAACAATCCTTCCAGTATCTGGCGCTGATTGTTGATCTATGCGGGCTCGTCACCTGCCTGTTAAGACATCATGGCAGATCCCCAGCTGACGGTATAGAGCAGGCCTGGATGCGTGGTAAAAGTTATTTACAAGCATTTGCCTCATCACCCGATAATCTACCCGCAATAGGTGACAGTGACGATGGCTATGCATTGGCGCCGTATCTCCGGCTATCGTGGAAAGATGGCTTTCATGCAGCCGAATTACCAACCGGTTCGCTGCAAATTTTTGCAGCCTCCGGATACTCGAAAATTCCAGGTGCAGCAAATCATGGCGCGATGCGATTCAGTCATGGAAAGCTGGGCTTGGCCAGTACGTTCGGGCATGGGCATGCCGACGCTTTGTCTGTTTGCTGGGATCTGGACGGCAAGCCGATATTAGTCGACCCAGGCACCTATCGGTATGACGGAAATGCGCGTTTCAGGCGTTACTTTCGCGGCACATCCGCCCACAACACAATTGCGGTGGATGATACGGATCAAGCATTGCAAAACGAGAAAACCGCATTTGGCTGGCTAAGCGCATACACCGCAAAATTAATATGGCACAGTGAAAATCTTGACGGCAACACGGTACTTCTGGCCAGTCATGATGGCTATTCTGCTAGCGGAGTTATACACTGGCGGGCACTGATTTATAATGACCAATCCGGAAGGTGGACGATATGGGATCGTATCGATGGCATGGGCGAACATACTCTGGCACTGCACTGGCATGTTGATGCACCTGTCGAAATGACGGATGATGGGATCATCATAGACTGCATGAACCGCTCATGGTTCGTTAGCGTGAAAGGCGGAAAGTCCTGTTTGTATCGTGGGAACGAGCAATTACCCTTGGGCTGGATTTCCAGAAAATATGGTACAAGAGAACCTCTTAACACCCTAAAAACAGAAATTCGCGCTCGTTTGCCCCATGAATTCCTGACGATCATTACCCCGATGCAAGGAAATCAAACCCAGTTTCCTATTGATGACAACTTAATCGATAAGTTACGAAACAAATGCTCGGAATCTTAATTTCAGGTCAGAAAACTCAATAAACAGTTA encodes:
- a CDS encoding heparinase II/III family protein — encoded protein: MNLGEFLYRIRRRASLVVMWIKLCTGYGLPFNKRINPENYAFCHNKSPCLPQLPWFYEDLEPSNFITKNDQKACIISNQANLTVSVDDLCWHKAPDTGRSWPIKFFARIPIAPGNPIGDIQLAWARSRLQNLVILGLISNLTNDLRIKRQAAQYMEKIMLSWIDANPWLKGVNYISTMECALRLISVCHAFDQIRNEKINPQVWQGLVYLVHSHAYFIRRRLCLYSYTGNHTLGECAGLVYAGILFPELPDAEEWLAVGLTIMEQEANLQILPDGGNREQSFQYLALIVDLCGLVTCLLRHHGRSPADGIEQAWMRGKSYLQAFASSPDNLPAIGDSDDGYALAPYLRLSWKDGFHAAELPTGSLQIFAASGYSKIPGAANHGAMRFSHGKLGLASTFGHGHADALSVCWDLDGKPILVDPGTYRYDGNARFRRYFRGTSAHNTIAVDDTDQALQNEKTAFGWLSAYTAKLIWHSENLDGNTVLLASHDGYSASGVIHWRALIYNDQSGRWTIWDRIDGMGEHTLALHWHVDAPVEMTDDGIIIDCMNRSWFVSVKGGKSCLYRGNEQLPLGWISRKYGTREPLNTLKTEIRARLPHEFLTIITPMQGNQTQFPIDDNLIDKLRNKCSES